GGTCGGGATCGGTCAGGTGCAGGCCGATGCGCATCGGCCGACGCACGGCCAACACATAATCGATCCCGGCCTCCAGCCGCATTCCATCATCTTCCGGCATCAGCGCCGGCGCGCTGCTCTGCGCCGCCGCGATCCGACAGCGCCATGGTCCCTTCGCCCACATTCCTTCCAGCATCAGTTGCTGTTCCTGCACACGGCCGACCTGATCTTGGCGCAGCTGGGCCAGATGATAGCGTGCTGACAGGCGCAGCGCCGGTGTCAGTTGATGCTCGGCCCGCATCGCCAGACCCCGTACATGCGCCGACCCGCGATTGACCGGCAGATAGCCGTTTTCGACAAAGGCCAGCCGATCCTCGACATCGCCGTCAAAGGCATCGACCGCCAGCGTCAGGGCGGGCGCCACCGCCCAGTCGCCCCCCAGCCGGACACGGCGGTCCCGTTCCGGCCTGAGGTCCGCCTGCAACGACCGGAACCCCTCCCGCGTCAGCCCCAGCGCGCCCGACAGGCCGATCCCGGCATAGGCCTGGATCGTCTCGCGATAGTCCGCCCGCAGGGTGATGCCCGGCGCGGCGTCATAGGCCAGCCGCCCCGTCGGCAGGAACAGATCGCGGCTCTTGATCTCGTCACTGCCATAGAGCGCCGTGACATTGGCGCCGCGATTGTTGAGCTTGGCCCCCTGCCAGCCCAGCTCGGCCTGCAAACCGTCCGCCAGCGGCAAACTGCCATGGGCGTCGACCAGCATCAGACTGCTGCGCGGCTGGGCATCGCCGGACAGGTCGGTGGGCAGGGGCACCGTACCGATCCGACGAGCGGGCAGCGCCATCATCCGGTTGCGCTTGCGTTGGACGGCGATGCCGATCGCCGCAGGTTCGGCCGGAGAAGGCGCCAGTTCGACCGCATAAATGCGCGCCGATTTCGGTGTGCCCCCCACCAGTGCGGGCAGCAGCGAGAAACGCAGCGGCCGCTTCAGCATGAAACTGCCATGGTCGGGAGCGATCGTCTGCGCCGATACCGGGATGGCAAGTGCTGCCAGCGGCATCAACATCCAGCGGATCAGCGCCATGACGCCACGGCCTCCCGACTGGCCAATTGGACTTTGTCACCGTCCGGCGCATAGGCGATCATGTAACCGAAATGGTCGGACAGCGGCGCGCCCTCCGCCTCCGTGCCGAAGGGCACGGCGGCATGGACGACGGACATCGGCCGACCGCCGCCGTCGCGGGCAAAGAGCCAGTCCTTGCCGCGCGCGCTCGCCTGTTCCAGATCGGCATGATTGCCGACATCGGTCAGGACGCGATCGGCAAGCGCCCTTCGCGCACCGCCCAGATGCGCCGCGACAAAACCCATACCCACCCGCGCCCATCGCGCGAAGAAGGCCTGGAAGCGGTTGCTGTCGCCGCCGATATTGAGGTCGCCGCCCAGGATCATCGGTTGTCCGGCAAGCACATGGGCACGCACGAAATCGGCCAACAACCCGGCCTGTCGATCGAACGCCTGTTGCGACCGGGCGATCGCCACGCCCGCCGCCTTGCGTGCGTTGAGATGGGTGTTGACGATGCTGACCGGCCGATCGAAGCCGGGCACCGCCAGATGGGCGATCAGCACCCCTTTGTTCGCCAGGCAATCGAAGCCGGCGCAGGCGAAATCGGGATAGGCCATGCGATCGATGCCAACGATCGGATAGTCGGACAGGATCAAAAGGCCGCTGTTCAACTGCTTGGGTGCCGTCTCGCCCCGGTCCCAGCGCGCCGCCTGCAGAAAATTGCGGTCGTCCGTCCTCGCCGCAATCGCCGTGCGCAAGCCGCTGTCCGGCCCGATCGCCACATGCGCATAGCCGGCACGACGCGCCAGTTGCACGGCCTCCGGCGAAAAAGCCTCCTGCAGCAAAACGATGTGCGGCTGGCGCCCGGCCCGCCGCAACGCCGCCAGCCGTTCGGCGATGCGGCCCAGCGCCTCGTCCCGGCCAAAGGCGACCGGCCAGGGCAGGCCCATCACATTATAGGTCATCACCGACAAGGGCATGTCCGGCTGCGGCGCGGTCACCGCCGGTCCGGCAGCGTCGCTCTGCCGGCTTTCACCCTGCGATCCCGTGGCGGCCAATACCGCCAGGCTCGCGACCAATATGGCACGCAAAGGCTTCGCCATCCCTCATTCCCCTGCGCCCGTCATAACGAGCGGATGAGTCATGCCGGTGTCGTTCGCGCGGCAGCCGGGTTAAACTTTGAAGGCGGCAATGGTCATCGGAGCGACGCGGGACTGTCATCTTCGCTGTCGGCTTGCCGCCCACAGGATCCTGCTGATAGGGCGAAGGTCCACCCGTTCAGACGGTAATGAAGAGGATCCTATGGCCTATTTCCGGCGTGTTGACGCCCGGCACTTCACCCCGACCGAACTGGTCGGCGGCGCCTGGAACGTGACGGAACAACATGTTGCCCCTGCGATCGGTCTGCTGGCCCATGCGATCGAGGTGGATGCCAAGGCGCGTCGACCCGATCCACTGCAACTGGGTCGCCTATCCTATGACATATTGGGCACCATCCCGCTCGACACGGTCGAGATCGACGTCACCGTCATCCGCCCCGGCCGCACCATCGAACTGGTCGAGGCACGGCTCAGTCACAACGGCCGAACGGCGATCCTGCTGCATGCCTGGCTGGCCCAGGCCTATGATACCAGCGCCATCGCCGGCGGCGGCTTTGCGTCGATTCCCGGCCCCGAGACCATGGCGCCGTGGAACGGCACCGGCGAATGGCCCGGCGGCTTCATCGCCAGCATCGATGCCCGCCGCCAGCCTGTCGCGCCGGGTCGCGCCATTGGCTGGATCCGCACACCCCATGCGTTGATCGAGGATGAAGCGGTATCGTCGCTCGCCCGTGCCATGGGACTGGTCGATACCGCCAATGGTCTCGCGCCACTGGTGTCGACCGCCGACGCGGCCTTCCCCAATCTCGATCTTACCGCCCATATCTTCCGTGCGCCGGTCGGCGAATGGCTGGGCTGCGACGTCACCGTCTCGTTCGGCGCCCACGGCATCGGCCTGACCCACAGCATCCTACATGACCGTGAGGGTGCGATCGGCACTGTCTCGCAATGGCTAACGATCCGCCCGCGCTGATCAGCCGGCAAACAGCCCGGCGTCGAATGCCGCGCGTTCCAGTTGCTCACGGAAATCGGGATGGGCGATGGCGATCAGCGCCCTGGCCCGCTCGCCCACCGACTTGCCCTTGAGGTCGGCCAGGCCATATTCGGTGACGATCAGATGCGTGTCCATGCGCGGCGTCGTCACCGGCCCGTCGAGACGCGGGGTGATCCGGGAAATCGTGCCCTTGGCCGCGGTCGAATGGCAGGCGATGATCGATCGGCCGCCGCGCGAAGCATAGGCGCCGCGCACGAAATCCACCTGTCCGCCTGTGCCGCTGAACTGCCGCCCGTTGACGAATTCGGAATTGCAGGCGCCGTGGAAGTCGACCTGCAGCGTCGCGTTCACCGAGACCATATTGTCGTTGCGCGCGATCAGGAACGGGTTGTTCACATAATCGACCGGATGCGCCTCGACGGCCGGATTGTCGTGCAGAAAGTCGTACAGCGCCTGATCGCCGAGCGCGAACGTGTAGATCGCCTTGCCGGCATGGATCTGCTTGCGGCTATTGTCGACCACGCCCGACTGCATCAGCCCGGCCAGGCCCGTGGTCATCATCTCGGTATGGATGCCCAGATGACGATGGCTCGCAAGGCCGGCGCACACTGCCTCTGGCAGCGCACCGATCCCCATCTGCAGGCAGTCGCCATCGCGGATCAGACCGGCGACGGTAGCACCAATCGCGTCATCGACCGCCGTGCGGGTGATGGCCGGCAGAGTCGGCAGCGCGACATCATGCTCGACCAGCGCGGTCACCGCCGACAGGGGGATCATGCAGTCACCCCGTACATAGGGCATATGCGCATTCACCTCCAGGATGATCCGGGTGCCCGGTTTGCGCGCCACCGCCAGCGCATAGTCGACATCGGTTCCCAGGCTGAAATGGCCGTCCGCATCCATCGGCGCGACCGTCGCGATCAGCGTGTCGACGCCGACATGCTCGACCATGGCGCGCGGCACCTGGCTGAAATGGCAGGGCAGGAAATCGACCATCGGCAGATGCGCCTCGCCATGCTGGCGATCCAGCGCCCGTTCGACGCCGCTGTGAAACAGGCTCATCGGCGCGATCCGGTCGCGTAGCGCGAAGTCGAACACACTGGCCCCGGCAATCCCGGTGCAGAGCATATAATAAATGCGCAGGTTGGCGACCGAACCGGACTGGGCGCGTTCGGCCAGGGCGGTGAGCAGGGCGGGCGGCTGGCCGGTCCCCAACGCCATGCAGATTTTGGCGCCCGACGGGATCAGCGCCGCCGCTTCCTGCGCCGAACGCCGTTTCTGCCCATATAATGCCTGGTCGCCCTTTGGGGTCATGGATCGCCTCTCTCCTGTGGTCGATCCACGCCTTATAGCCCGCCGCCATCGCCGTGCCAGTTTTTCGCCCGGACGGCACAGGGGCAGGTCCGGTCGCCCGGCCTGCCCCCGTCATCCTCCCCCCGAAGGAAATGTCAGCCCATGGTCGGGATGACGAAACTCTGATCCAGCACCGCGCCGCCGCTCGGCCAACGCTGGGTCACGGTCTTGACCCGCGTGTAGAAGCGCACGCCATCCATGCCATATTGGTTCATGTCGCCAAAGCCCGAACGCTTCCAGCCGCCGAAGCTGTGATAGCTGACCGGCACCGGGATCGGCACGTTGATGCCGACCATGCCGACCTCAACATTGGCGCAGAAGCGGCGGGCGAAATCGCCATTGCGGGTAAAGAGCGCGACGCCATTGCCATATTGATGCTTCGTCGGGTAGCTCAGCGCTTCCTCGAAACTTTCGGCGCGAACCATCTGCAGGACGGGGCCGAAAATCTCCTCATTATAGCTCTTCATGTCAGGCTTCACATGATCCAGCAGGGTCGGCGCCAGGAAGAAGCCATCCTCATAACCCTGCAGCGCGAAGCCACGGCCGTCGATCACCAGCTCGGAGCCTTCATCGACCGCCATCTGAATATAATTTTCGATCCGCGCCTTGTGCGCGGCGCTCACCACCGGGCCATAATGGGCGTCGGGATCGCTCGGCACGCCGACGCGCAGCCCGGCGATGCCCGCCTCCAGCTTGGCGCGCAGCGCCACCGCCGTCTGCTCACCCACCGGCACCACCACTGGCAGCGCCATGCAGCGTTCGCCCGCCGAACCATAGGCCGCGCCCAATATGTCGGCGACCGCCTGGTCCAGATCGGCGTCGGGCATGACGATGCCGTGATTCTTGGCCCCGCCCATGCACTGCATCCGCTTGCCGTTCGATGCGCCACGGCCATAGACATATTGGGCGATGTCGGAGGAGCCGACGAAGCTGACCGCCTTGATCGCGGGATGGTCGAGGATCGCATCCACCACCTGCTTGTCGCCATGCACGACGTTGAGGATACCGGCCGGCAGTCCCGCCTCCATCGCCAGTTCCGCCAGGCGCACCGGGACCGAGGGATTGCGCTCGCTGGGCTTGAGGATGAAGGCATTGCCGCAGGCGATCGCCGGGGCGAACATCCACATCGGGATCATCGCCGGGAAGTTGAACGGCGTAATACCCGCCGCGATGCCGATCGGTTGGCGCAGCGAATAGACGTCGATGCCCGGCCCCGCCCCTTCGGTATACTCGCCCTTCAGCAGATGCGGGATGCCGCAGGCGAATTCGACCACGTCCAGGCCGCGCTGGATATCGCCCTTGGCATCGGAATGGACCTTGCCATGCTCGACCGACAGCAGTTCGGCCAGTTCATTCATATGCTGTTCGATCAGCGCCTTGAGATTGAACATCACGCGGGCGCGGCGCTGCGGGTTCATCGCCGCCCAGGCGGGTTGGGCGGCCTGGGCATTGGCAACCGCTTCATCCAGCTCGCTCGGTGCTGACAGGCGGACCTGCGCCTGCACCTGGCCGGTGGCGGGATTGAAGATGTCGCCCAGGCGCGTCGACGCCGATGCGCGATGCTGCCCCCCGATGAAATTGTCGACTATGCGCATACTGCCCTCTCGAAACGGATCGCCCCGGCCATAAAGGAGGATCGGAAGGGCCGGAACCGGCTGGCCGATTTGATCGCGGGGACGGTGGATCGGCGCTGCGCTTGCCCGGTCGGCGCTTCTTTCGCATGGCTCATGGATCGACAGCGGAGCGAGCATGGCCGGGACAGGAGCAGGACGGCGGATCACCGCCGCAGGATGGGACATACGCTGGGACGCCGATCAGGCGGCGCAGGCCTATGCCGATGGCTGGTGGCGATCGGACACCGCTGCCGATGCGCTGGCGAACGCTGCCCGCGACACGCCCGATCGCATCCTGCTGATCGACGGCGACCATTGCCTGACCGCCGCCGGCCTGCACGATCAGGCCCAGCGACTGGCGCAGGCCTTGCTGGCGCGCTTTCCGGTCGGCAGTGTCATCTCCTTCATGCTGCCCAACTGGCAGGAGGCGGCGGTCATCTATATGGGCGCGACCCTGGCCGGCATGGTCGCCAACCCGATCCTGCCGTCGCTGCGCGACCATGACCTGCGTTTCATCCTGGCGGATGTGGACAGCCGGATGATCTTCGTACCGCAAAGCTTCCGCGGCCATGATTATGGCGCGATGCTGGAACGGGTCGCGGGGGAGATGGAAAGGCCGCCGGAGATCGTAATCGTTCGGGCGGAAGGCAGCAAAGCTAGTGCATATGACGCGCTGCTGACTTCGGCTCCGACCGGCCGGCCTCTGCCTGTGCTGGACGCCGACGAGGTGCGGATGGTCATGTATACCAGCGGCACCACCGGCCGGCCCAAGGGGGTGATGCACAGCCATAATTCGATCAATGCGCTGATCCGCCAGATCGGCCGCCACTGGCTGGTCGCACCGGGCGATCGCTTCCTGGTGCCGTCCCCCATCAGCCATATTGGCGGGTCTATCTACGCATTCGAAACACCGCTGCTGCTGGGCGCGACGGCGATCCTGATGGAACAGTGGAACCCGGAGGATGCGGTGCGGATCATGGCCGAGGCCGACTGCACCCATATGGCGGGCGCCACCCCCTTCCTGCAGCATCTGCTGGCGGCGGCGCGCACGGCGGGCACGCGGCTGCCGGCACTCAAATTGTTCATCTGCGGCGGGGCGTCGGTGCCACCGGCGCTGATCCGCGAAGCCGCCGCCTATTTCGAGCGCGCCGTGGTCAGCCGCGTCTATGGATCAACCGAATTGCCGGTTACCACGGTGGGCGTGATCGACCGGGCCGATATCATTCATGCCGCCGAGACCGACGGCCGCCCCGCCATCGCCACCGTCCGCATCGCCGAAGATGGCGAGATCCGCGCGCGCGGGCCACAGATGATGGTCGGCTATATCCACAAGGAGGATGAGGCCGCCAGCTTCGACGCGGAGGGCTATTATCGCAGCGGCGACCAGGGCGCCTGGATCGATGGCGACCATCTGGTGGTGACCGGCCGGATCAAGGACCTCATCATCCGCAATGGCGAGAATATCGCGCCCAAGGAGATCGAGGATCTGCTGGTCGGCCATGATGCCATTGCCGAAATCGCGATCGTCGGCATACCCGATCCACGCACCGGCGAGCGGGCCGTGGCGGTGATCGTGCCGCGCTCCGGCGCCAGGCCCGACGTTGCCACGCTGGCCGACCATCTGGCCGGTCATGGTGTTGCCCGCTTCAAATATCCCGAGGCGGTGGCGCTATGGGATGCGCTGCCCAAGAATGACGCCGGCAAGGTGCTGAAGCAGCAGATCCGCGCCCGGCTGGTGGCAGAAGCTACGCCGGCGGCGTCGTAGGACAATTGGTCCGCTGGCCGCACCGGGCGCTATCGGGCATGGCCGCCGCCATGTTGCGCCAAGCCTCTGCTGTCCTGCTGCTGACCCTCAGCCTGATCGGCTGTGCCGACGATCACCGCGCCGAGCGGCTGAAGGCGGCCGGCCCCAATCCGACGCTGGAAAAGCTGATGACGGTGGCCGATGCCAAGGCGGGTGCGCGACTGTTCGGTCCCTGTGCCGCCTGTCACACCACCAGTACTGGCGGCCCTGATACCGGCGGCCCCAATCTGCATGGCATTTACGGCCAACCGATCGGCCAGCACAGCGCCTGCTTCAGCTATACCGCCGCACTCCGCGCCAAGGGCGGCCATTGGGACGACAAGGCGCTCGACGCCTGGATCGCCAATCCGCAACAGTTTGTGCCTGGCACCAAGATGCAGTTCAGCGGCATCCCCGACCCGCTCGCGCGCGCCGACCTGATCGCCTATCTGCGCAGCCTGTCGGATTAAGCGGGCCAGCCAAGCTACGAATTTTTTGGGGTAGCTGGCGCCCCCGGGGCTTCGTACACCTGCCCCCATGAACAGCGGGATGACAGACGGCGTCCAGGCGCTGACCGAGAAGGAAAAGCAGACGCTGCGCCTGATGGTCCGGGGCCATGACGCGAAATCGATCGCGCGCAGCCTGGACCTGTCGGTCCATACCATCAACGAACGGCTGCGCGATGCGCGACGCAAGATGGCGGTGTCGAGCAGCCGGGAGGCCGCCCGCATCCTGATGGAGGTCGAGGGAGAGCCCGACATTTCGTCCCCCGATTTTCTGGGGGACAGAGAAATCGGGGCAGACGCCGTCCCGGCCGAAGCGGATCAGGTCGGGGCGCCGATCGTCGGCGTGGGGCCGGCCGGTCGCCGGCCCTTGATCCTGTTCGGAGTGTTGCTCATGACGCTTGTCCTTGGCCTGCTGGCGCTGGCCGCCCTGCCCGATGCCTCCCCCGCCCCGCAATCGCCCCCGGCCGCTGCCCAAGCCCACAATATGGAGGTCGTCGATGCAGCGCGCCAATGGTTGGCACTGATCGATCAGGACAAATGGGAAGAAAGCTATCGTGGTACCGGCAGCGCCTTCCAGAAGCTCAACACGGTGCAGGTCTGGACCGAGGTTTCGCAAAAGATGCGGGGCAGGTTCGGCGCGCCCATGTCACGCAGCCTGCTCAGCCAGGAAGAGTTGCCCGCCCCGCCGCATGGCTATGAAGTGGTGAAGTTCCGCGCCAGCTACGCCAAGCAGGCCCAAGCAATCGAGACGGTGACGCTGGATCGCGAGGATGGTGCTTGGCGCATCGTCGGGGTGACGATCGAATAGGGATGGTGGCGGGGCGCACACAGGGCGCGCCCTGTGCGCTTATTCCCCCGCGACCGCGCGGCCGAAGCTGTAGCGGATATGATCGACATGACCCTCCAGCCCGAAGACCAGCGGATCCTGACTGTCCATGATTGCGTCGATCCGGGCGCCGATATCCTCCGGCGTCCAGCTGGGCTGATAGACGCCCTTGCTTTCGGCGATGAAGGCGCGGGCGACGCGGCCGGCGATCGACACCAGCATCTCGCCGGTGACCGAGCAGCTTTCATGCGCCAGCCAGGCGACGACCGGCGATACCAGTTCCGGCCCCATCGGCGGATATTGGGTGATGTCGAGCCCTTCGGCCATACGAGTGACGGCGCCAGGCACGATGATGTTGGATTTGACCCCTTCGGCCTCCCCCTCCAGCGCCAGCACATTGTTGAGGCCGATCATGCCCGATTTGGACATGCCATAATTGACGCAATCCCTGTTGCCATACAGGCCGCCGATCGAGCTGGTGAGGACGATGCGGCCATAGCGCGCCTTGCACATGTGCGGGAAGGCGGCGCGGGCGACGTGGAAGGCACCGCGCAGATGGACGTCGAGCACGGCGTCGAAATCCTCCTGGCTGAGGTCCTGCATCGACCCGTAGCGGACATTGCCGGCATTGTGGATCAGCCCGTCGATCCGGCCATAATGGTCGAGCGCCGCCTCTATGATGGCGCGGCCGCCCTCCGGCGTGGCGACGCTGTCGGTCGAGGCGATCGCGTCGCCGCCCTGCGCCTTGATCGCAGCCACCACTTCGGCCGCCGGGCCGGCATCGATCCCCTCGCCGCGCACCGCGCTGCCCGGATCATTGACCACGACCCTGGCGCCACGCGCGCCGAGCAGCTCCGCATAGGCGCGGCCAAGCCCCCGCCCGGCACCGGTGATGACGATGACGCGATCGTCGTAGCGCAGTTCGGACATGAGCGGGCCTTTCGCTTGATTATGCAGATGATGGCGCAGGGGTGACGCGACGCGCGCGCGGGTTCAAGCCAAGGCGGTGAGGCATCGCCACGGCGGTTCGCCGATGCCCGGCGAAGCGGATAAGAGCGGGGCAGGACAGGCTAGAGGACAAGACGGATGCAGGTAGCGATCATCACCGGTGCGGGCAGCGGCATCGGGCTGTGCACGGCGAAGATGCTGCATGACGCCGGCATGGCGATCGTCGGCGTCGGCCGCGATCCGGCTAAGCTCGCGACGCTGGAGAGCGAAATCGGTGATCCGGCGCGGGTCGCGACCCTGTCGATCGACGTCACCGCTAACGATGCCCCGGCGCGGATCGTGCAGTTGGCACTCGATCGCTTCGGTCGCATCGACTTCCTGGTCAACAACGCCGGCGCCGGTAGCCCCAAGCCGCTGCACGAAACCGACGACGCGACGCTGGACGGGTTCCTGGACCTGATGCTGCGCGCGCCCTTCCGCCTTGCGCGCGAGGCGATCGTCCATATGGGCGAGGGCTGTGGCATCGTGAACGTCACCTCTACCTATGCGGTGATCGGCGGGCGGCGCGGCGGCGCCTATTCGGCGGCCAAGGGCGGCCTGGACGCGCTGACCAAGCATATCGCCTGCGATTACGGCCCGCAGGGCATCCGGGCCAATTGCGTCGCGCCCGGCGTCACCATGACCGATATGGTGCGCCACCGGTTCGAGGACGAAATGTTCAAGCGGGTGAATGTGGAGACCACCCCCTTTCCCCGGCTGGGAGAGGTGGAAGATGTGGCCAGCACCATCGCCTTCCTCTGCTCGCCAGGCGCCGCCTTCATCAACGGCCAGACTATCGTGGTGGATGGCGGCTGGACCTCGACCAAATATCTCTCGCCGCGCGCACTGACGACGAAATGGGTCGAGGCGGAGTAAGACTACTCTTTGGCTGACCGCTCGGTTAGGGCGGGGCATGGCCGATAGCCCAATCCTCTATTCCTTTCGCCGCTGCCCCTATGCGATGCGGGCACGGCTGGCGCTGCTGGCGAGTGGGCAGGCGGTCCAGCATCGCGAAATCCTGTTACGCGCCAAACCCGCCGCGATGCTGGCAGCCTCCCCCAAGGGCACGGTACCGGTGCTGATCCTGCCCGATGGTCGGGTGATCGACGAAAGCCTGGAGATCATGCGTTGGGCGCTGGGTCGGCATGATCCCGAAGCCTGGCTGAACGGCGACGATGCGGCACTGATCGCGATCAATGACGGGCCGTTCAAACGGCATCTGGATCGCTACAAATATACCGAGCGCCATGGCAGCGACCCGATCGCGCATCGGACCGAGGCGGCGGGACTGCTGGATGCGCTGGACGCGCGGTTGCGGAAACAGGCCCAACTCTGTGGCGCGCGGCGCGGCATGGCCGACATGGCGATCTTTCCCTTCGTGCGGCAATTCGCGGCGGTCGAGCCGGAGTGGTTTGCCGCGCGACCCTGGGCCGCGTTGCGGAACTGGCTGGCCGGGCATTTGGGGTCCGACCTGTTCGCCCGCGCGATGGTGAGACATCCGTTATGGGTGGAGACGGAGACCGGCTAGGCCGGGCCGCAACAGGCGTCGAGGCAGATCTGGCGCAGCAGGGCGATGACGTCGCCGCATCGTTCGGCGGGGATGGACCGGCCGATCCGTGCCTCATGTGCATCGAACGCCGCGCAGACCCTGCCGTGCAGCGCCAGGCCCTCTACGGTCAGCGACAACGGGATCGCGCGGCCCTTGCCTGCCCCCTTCTCCAATATGCCGGACAGCACCAGCTTGTTGATGAGCGGCACCAAATTGGTCGGCTGGGCGCGCAGTGCGCGGGCAATGTCGCTCTGGCTGCAGCCCGGATTGGCGCCGATCAGCCGCAGCAAAGTCGCCTCGCCCGGATTGAGGCCAAGCGGCGCCAGCGCCTCGCCCAGTGCGCCGGTAACCGCCGCCGCGGTGCGGCGCAAATGGAAGCCCAGCATCCGGTCGAGCGGGTCGGCAAAGGCGCTGTCGGGATCGATCATCACTGCGCCGGTCTAGCCCTCTTGCCGTGCCGGCTCAAGTCGATATGTTATGCACCATAATATAAGATGGAGAGGAGCGACAGTCATGACGATACGATTTGCCTTGCCGTTTGTCCTGCTGGCCCTGGCCGGTACGGCACCGGCCCAGACGCCGCCCAATAGTCCTGCCGCCTCCGGCACGATCGATCCGGATGGCACGGTCAACGTCCCCGCCTTCCGCCTGCCGCCCTCCATCTATCTGAGCGAGGCGGCCAAGAAGGCGCTACCGCGCACGCCGACCGATCCGGAAGAACCAATGATGCGCGCAGTCGCCGCCGGGCAGGCCGGCGCGCTGCGCCAGCGCATGCCGCAACTGGTCGCGCCGCGCATCGATGCGCTGAAAGCGATGTACAAGGTGACGATACGCGACGAGCAGATCGCCGGTATTTCGGCCGTGCGCGCGACCCCGGCAGCCGGCGTCGCGCCGGGCAACCGCAGGAAGA
The sequence above is drawn from the Sphingobium sp. AP49 genome and encodes:
- a CDS encoding glutathione S-transferase, with translation MADSPILYSFRRCPYAMRARLALLASGQAVQHREILLRAKPAAMLAASPKGTVPVLILPDGRVIDESLEIMRWALGRHDPEAWLNGDDAALIAINDGPFKRHLDRYKYTERHGSDPIAHRTEAAGLLDALDARLRKQAQLCGARRGMADMAIFPFVRQFAAVEPEWFAARPWAALRNWLAGHLGSDLFARAMVRHPLWVETETG
- a CDS encoding SDR family oxidoreductase; translation: MQVAIITGAGSGIGLCTAKMLHDAGMAIVGVGRDPAKLATLESEIGDPARVATLSIDVTANDAPARIVQLALDRFGRIDFLVNNAGAGSPKPLHETDDATLDGFLDLMLRAPFRLAREAIVHMGEGCGIVNVTSTYAVIGGRRGGAYSAAKGGLDALTKHIACDYGPQGIRANCVAPGVTMTDMVRHRFEDEMFKRVNVETTPFPRLGEVEDVASTIAFLCSPGAAFINGQTIVVDGGWTSTKYLSPRALTTKWVEAE
- a CDS encoding MarR family transcriptional regulator, whose amino-acid sequence is MIDPDSAFADPLDRMLGFHLRRTAAAVTGALGEALAPLGLNPGEATLLRLIGANPGCSQSDIARALRAQPTNLVPLINKLVLSGILEKGAGKGRAIPLSLTVEGLALHGRVCAAFDAHEARIGRSIPAERCGDVIALLRQICLDACCGPA
- a CDS encoding SDR family NAD(P)-dependent oxidoreductase encodes the protein MSELRYDDRVIVITGAGRGLGRAYAELLGARGARVVVNDPGSAVRGEGIDAGPAAEVVAAIKAQGGDAIASTDSVATPEGGRAIIEAALDHYGRIDGLIHNAGNVRYGSMQDLSQEDFDAVLDVHLRGAFHVARAAFPHMCKARYGRIVLTSSIGGLYGNRDCVNYGMSKSGMIGLNNVLALEGEAEGVKSNIIVPGAVTRMAEGLDITQYPPMGPELVSPVVAWLAHESCSVTGEMLVSIAGRVARAFIAESKGVYQPSWTPEDIGARIDAIMDSQDPLVFGLEGHVDHIRYSFGRAVAGE